A genome region from Akkermansiaceae bacterium includes the following:
- the gltX gene encoding glutamate--tRNA ligase: MTVRTRFAPSPTGYLHVGGARTALFNWLYARKHNGTFILRVEDTDAARNTEEARQAIFDGMNWLGLDWDEGPEKGGPHGPYYQSQRNGIYDAYFEKLLAADRLYKDGDAYRFRFDRKPITMHDLVCGEVTIDYRDESNTPDMVVKRSDGSYVFHFVNVVDDLEMEMTHVIRGEDHLMNTPKHLQLFEALGAQPPQYAHIPLILNPDGTKMSKRDVGAAVGDYPRQGFLSGAVVNFIALLGWSSKSDDEIFTLAELIDRFSLEAINRAPARFDFEKCKWVNQQHIGKISTEDFAELAKPFVEAAKLPVNDAYPTVIAAVKEKVRLLDEIPAAIDFLLTDDAPQDAEAVAKAKANPNSAHLAALADQLDRLSEWSAEKAKEAIGEVAAANGAKAGQLMFPVRVALSGRAHGPDLGDIFAILGKGKTVDRLRRF, translated from the coding sequence ATGACCGTCCGCACCCGCTTCGCCCCCTCCCCCACCGGCTACCTCCACGTCGGCGGCGCCCGCACCGCCCTGTTCAACTGGCTCTACGCCCGGAAGCACAACGGCACCTTCATCCTGCGCGTCGAGGACACCGATGCCGCCCGCAACACCGAGGAAGCCCGCCAGGCGATCTTCGACGGCATGAACTGGCTCGGACTCGATTGGGATGAAGGCCCGGAGAAGGGCGGCCCGCACGGCCCTTATTACCAATCCCAGCGCAACGGCATCTACGACGCCTATTTCGAGAAACTCCTCGCCGCCGACCGACTCTACAAGGACGGTGACGCCTACCGTTTCCGCTTCGACCGCAAGCCGATCACGATGCACGACCTCGTCTGCGGCGAGGTCACCATCGACTACCGCGACGAATCAAACACCCCCGATATGGTCGTGAAGCGCAGCGACGGCTCCTACGTGTTCCATTTCGTGAACGTCGTCGATGACCTGGAGATGGAAATGACCCACGTGATCCGCGGCGAGGATCACCTGATGAACACGCCGAAGCATCTCCAGCTCTTCGAGGCGCTCGGCGCCCAGCCGCCGCAATACGCCCACATCCCGCTCATCCTCAACCCGGACGGCACCAAGATGTCGAAGCGCGACGTCGGTGCCGCCGTCGGCGACTATCCGCGCCAAGGCTTCCTTTCCGGAGCGGTCGTGAATTTCATCGCCCTTCTCGGCTGGTCGTCGAAGTCCGATGACGAGATTTTCACCCTCGCCGAACTCATCGACCGCTTCTCGCTGGAGGCCATCAACCGCGCCCCCGCCCGTTTCGATTTCGAGAAGTGCAAGTGGGTGAACCAGCAGCATATCGGGAAAATCAGCACGGAGGATTTCGCGGAACTCGCGAAGCCCTTCGTCGAGGCCGCGAAACTTCCGGTCAACGACGCCTACCCTACGGTGATCGCCGCCGTGAAAGAGAAAGTCCGGCTCCTCGATGAAATCCCCGCCGCCATCGACTTCCTACTGACAGACGACGCCCCCCAGGATGCGGAAGCCGTCGCCAAGGCTAAAGCGAACCCCAACTCCGCCCATCTCGCGGCGCTCGCGGATCAGCTTGATAGACTGTCCGAATGGTCGGCGGAAAAAGCGAAAGAAGCCATCGGCGAAGTCGCCGCCGCGAACGGCGCGAAAGCCGGACAACTGATGTTTCCCGTCCGCGTCGCCCTCTCCGGCCGCGCCCATGGCCCGGATCTCGGGGATATTTTCGCGATCCTTGGGAAAGGGAAAACGGTGGATAGGCTGAGGAGATTCTGA
- a CDS encoding dicarboxylate/amino acid:cation symporter, translating into MKRLANHWQILISLVLATLTALALRGLFRDAAEGSANADFVNGALETCRFIGDLFMRALKMIIVPLIVTAVISGITGMKGVEGFGRLGAKTVGFYLCSSLVAITVGLVIVNAVQPGISDGAPNETIRAAFEKMGAEADESLKAKVAEAGGREGKDFLGIFKAMLPENVISAASDNGQMLGVIVFSILFAVAATQLPGDSGDSVRYFFGAANEAMITVTKWIMATAPIGVYALILPVIYETGVELFVQLGKYFFTVLFALGLHLFVVLPLALKFIGKTSPLAHFKAMRPALLLAFSTASSSATLPVTMRAVQDNAGVSKRVASFTLPLGATVNMDGTALYECVAVIFVAQVMGIGLGLGEQFFIVVAALLTSVGVAGIPSASLVAILLILKNSGIPNAETAVVALLSVDRLLDMSRTAVNVFSDSCAAVIIGESEGEVFAAANGAE; encoded by the coding sequence ATGAAACGGCTCGCGAACCACTGGCAGATCCTGATCTCACTTGTTTTGGCAACGCTGACGGCGCTCGCGCTGCGGGGGCTATTCCGGGACGCGGCGGAGGGTTCGGCGAACGCGGATTTCGTGAACGGAGCCTTGGAGACATGCCGCTTCATCGGGGATCTTTTCATGCGGGCGCTGAAGATGATCATCGTGCCGCTGATCGTGACGGCGGTGATTTCCGGGATCACGGGGATGAAGGGCGTGGAGGGGTTCGGGCGGCTGGGCGCGAAGACGGTGGGGTTCTACCTGTGCTCCTCGCTGGTAGCGATTACTGTGGGTCTAGTAATTGTCAACGCGGTGCAGCCGGGGATCAGCGACGGGGCGCCGAACGAGACGATCAGGGCGGCGTTCGAGAAGATGGGAGCGGAGGCGGATGAGTCGCTGAAAGCGAAGGTGGCCGAGGCGGGCGGGCGCGAGGGCAAGGATTTCCTGGGGATCTTCAAGGCGATGCTGCCGGAGAACGTGATCAGCGCGGCGAGTGATAACGGGCAGATGCTGGGGGTGATCGTCTTCAGCATCCTGTTTGCGGTCGCGGCGACACAGTTGCCGGGCGATAGCGGGGACAGCGTGCGGTATTTCTTCGGTGCGGCGAACGAGGCGATGATCACAGTGACGAAATGGATCATGGCGACCGCTCCGATCGGGGTGTATGCGCTGATCCTGCCGGTGATCTATGAGACCGGTGTGGAGCTTTTCGTGCAATTGGGGAAATACTTTTTCACGGTGCTCTTCGCGCTGGGGCTGCATCTTTTCGTGGTGCTTCCGCTGGCGCTGAAATTCATCGGAAAGACCAGCCCGCTGGCTCATTTCAAGGCGATGAGGCCGGCGCTGCTGTTGGCATTTTCCACGGCATCCTCCTCGGCGACGCTGCCGGTCACAATGCGGGCGGTGCAGGACAACGCAGGGGTGTCGAAGCGGGTTGCGAGCTTCACCCTGCCGCTGGGTGCGACGGTGAACATGGATGGAACGGCGCTCTATGAATGCGTGGCGGTGATTTTCGTGGCGCAGGTGATGGGGATAGGGCTGGGCCTTGGGGAGCAGTTTTTCATCGTGGTGGCGGCGCTGCTGACGAGCGTGGGTGTGGCTGGCATCCCCTCGGCGAGCCTGGTGGCGATTTTGCTGATCCTGAAGAACTCCGGGATCCCGAATGCGGAGACGGCGGTGGTCGCGCTGCTATCGGTGGACCGGCTGCTGGATATGAGCCGTACGGCGGTGAATGTTTTCTCCGACTCTTGTGCCGCGGTGATCATCGGCGAGAGCGAGGGGGAGGTCTTCGCAGCAGCGAACGGTGCCGAGTGA
- a CDS encoding ribonucleotide-diphosphate reductase subunit beta: MSTTTTVTLGARTFTLDKAKAELAFNSKKVINGKETMFFNILPLKYQWAYDLYKTMKNNHWEPEDISMQKDVEQWRSNEISDVERWIIKMGIGYFSAAEGIVGDNVLHVVREVVTAPELKLVLGRHAHEENIHADSLVYMISSLGINPHECEAMFEDVPTITAKNNFVVSNSRALRRDIDLTVTENKQALAKNIFMFGQIMEGTQFYGLFGMILSLYRQNKFPGIGQMFRYTLRDESNHIEVFRNLLMDLIDENPDIWTEDFRADLRDTMAEGIRLEKAFIRDCLPVAGLGLNSAEFEEYIDYIADRRLTSCGLAPLNESVSNPFPWLAEMMDIKKEQNFFEGRVTEYQKAAALTAVHDDDL, translated from the coding sequence ATGTCCACCACCACCACAGTCACCCTCGGCGCCCGCACCTTCACCCTCGACAAGGCCAAGGCCGAACTCGCGTTCAACTCGAAAAAAGTCATCAACGGCAAGGAAACGATGTTCTTCAACATCCTCCCCCTGAAATACCAGTGGGCCTACGACCTCTACAAGACGATGAAGAACAACCATTGGGAGCCGGAGGACATCTCGATGCAGAAGGACGTCGAGCAATGGCGCTCCAACGAGATCTCCGATGTCGAGCGCTGGATCATCAAGATGGGCATCGGCTACTTCTCCGCCGCCGAGGGCATCGTCGGTGACAACGTCCTCCACGTCGTCCGCGAGGTCGTCACCGCCCCGGAACTGAAGCTCGTCCTCGGCCGCCACGCCCATGAGGAAAACATCCACGCCGACAGCCTGGTTTACATGATCTCCTCCCTCGGCATCAACCCGCACGAGTGCGAAGCGATGTTCGAGGACGTCCCGACCATCACCGCGAAAAACAACTTCGTCGTCTCCAACTCCCGTGCACTCCGCCGCGACATCGACCTCACCGTCACCGAGAACAAGCAGGCGCTCGCGAAAAACATCTTCATGTTCGGACAGATCATGGAGGGCACCCAGTTCTACGGCCTCTTCGGCATGATCCTCTCCCTTTACCGCCAGAACAAGTTCCCCGGCATCGGCCAGATGTTCCGCTACACCCTCCGCGATGAGTCGAACCACATCGAGGTCTTCCGCAACCTCCTCATGGATCTCATCGACGAAAACCCCGACATCTGGACGGAGGACTTCCGCGCCGATCTACGCGACACCATGGCCGAAGGCATCCGCCTCGAAAAAGCCTTCATCCGCGATTGCCTTCCCGTCGCCGGCCTCGGCCTGAACTCCGCCGAGTTTGAGGAATACATCGACTACATCGCCGACCGCCGCCTCACCTCCTGCGGCCTCGCCCCGCTCAACGAATCCGTCTCCAACCCCTTCCCATGGCTCGCGGAAATGATGGACATCAAAAAAGAACAGAACTTCTTCGAAGGCCGCGTCACCGAATACCAGAAGGCGGCGGCGCTCACCGCTGTTCATGATGATGATCTGTAA
- a CDS encoding serine/threonine protein kinase, protein MNIASVAPYSRVVCPACNAENRVKKQFGPYTLTRRHAIGGMSSVFIANDETLGREVALKILSEEYSNDEKRIAAFEQEARLTASFSHPNVVRVLTTGRAFGRFYIAMEFVPGGHFEHQIREKGVISEAELLPLAIQVAEGLKGAQSAGLIHRDVKPGNILLDSEGNAKLVDFGLALVTKGGKATATEIWATPYYVPPEAIEGQPEDFRSDIYAFGATLYHALAGKPPCDEETMATDKLREAKQRIIPLKRAAPHLLDETCAVVDRAMAYQSIQRFGSYDDMIAGLKTALKAAHGEAVKDVQGITKAERRAELRRTKKRVNFILGSVVVVAVTGLLTLLVVRSRSSADTGTMPKPPIVENAPEDAGDNPVEVASRYASARKAMENQGYRRAEEIFTSLLQDSSVQEPTRTWSGIQALVAAMMDGRMNDARKVADLAEQHLSMDSAGSMAGFRTGVRPVLLDLRRPGFFDAQSLDLGSVGNERFMGYLIAGLKNWEQGGLDQAVPFFRRIASEPSLGGDAVLDLYQVAARAYLKDYDELSSAGFGKDPATPDACQVAIENLNETLSLLQTKGRARFNVRARQLDLAKLERTLRNPSPPEEGGIDVMDEIGSLAAGYAFQDMVDLISNLQGDPQRGKRNSLLLMAQSALVFMADMEKALQGKPVSLPLKLNDGTAITSLVIPDGKKLTAKLANGEIREIPWEDFPPDQLLALQAELAKRASGDEEALRNQASAVAFDWLAGNRKRAVQSAELLSRKNEKFGEIWKAISPGLPD, encoded by the coding sequence ATGAACATCGCTTCCGTCGCGCCCTACTCGCGTGTCGTTTGCCCGGCATGCAATGCGGAGAACAGGGTCAAGAAACAGTTCGGTCCCTACACCCTCACGCGCCGCCACGCGATCGGTGGCATGAGCTCCGTTTTCATCGCAAACGACGAGACACTGGGCCGCGAGGTTGCGTTGAAAATCCTCAGCGAGGAGTATTCGAACGACGAGAAAAGGATCGCAGCCTTCGAGCAGGAAGCCCGTCTCACCGCATCCTTCAGCCACCCGAATGTGGTGAGGGTGCTCACGACGGGGCGTGCTTTCGGTCGTTTCTACATCGCCATGGAATTCGTGCCCGGCGGGCACTTCGAGCACCAGATCCGGGAGAAGGGGGTGATTTCCGAGGCGGAGCTGCTGCCCCTTGCCATTCAGGTGGCCGAGGGTTTGAAAGGTGCGCAGTCCGCAGGGCTGATACACCGCGACGTGAAGCCGGGTAACATCCTACTCGATTCCGAGGGCAACGCCAAACTCGTCGATTTCGGGCTGGCTCTCGTCACAAAGGGCGGGAAGGCGACGGCGACCGAGATCTGGGCGACCCCATATTACGTGCCGCCGGAGGCGATCGAGGGGCAGCCGGAGGATTTCCGCTCCGACATCTACGCCTTTGGTGCGACGCTCTACCACGCGCTCGCCGGCAAGCCGCCCTGCGACGAGGAGACGATGGCCACCGACAAGCTGCGCGAGGCGAAGCAGCGCATCATCCCGTTGAAGCGCGCCGCCCCCCACCTGCTGGACGAGACCTGCGCGGTGGTTGACAGGGCGATGGCATACCAATCGATCCAGCGCTTCGGCAGTTATGATGACATGATCGCCGGTTTGAAAACCGCCCTGAAGGCAGCCCATGGCGAGGCTGTGAAGGATGTTCAGGGCATAACGAAGGCCGAGCGCCGGGCGGAGCTGAGGCGGACGAAAAAAAGGGTCAATTTCATCTTGGGCAGTGTGGTTGTCGTCGCCGTAACAGGGCTGCTGACCTTGCTGGTGGTGCGCTCCCGGTCTTCCGCAGATACCGGGACGATGCCCAAGCCACCCATCGTTGAGAACGCTCCGGAAGATGCCGGTGACAATCCCGTCGAGGTCGCATCTCGCTACGCATCCGCGAGGAAGGCGATGGAAAACCAGGGTTACCGAAGGGCGGAGGAAATTTTCACATCCCTGCTCCAGGATTCTTCCGTTCAGGAGCCGACCCGCACCTGGTCCGGGATCCAGGCGCTTGTCGCGGCGATGATGGATGGGCGCATGAATGATGCGAGGAAAGTGGCGGATCTTGCCGAGCAACACCTGTCCATGGATTCCGCCGGAAGCATGGCTGGGTTCCGAACCGGAGTCCGTCCCGTGCTCCTTGATTTGCGACGCCCCGGCTTTTTTGATGCGCAGTCGCTCGATCTCGGCTCGGTCGGGAATGAGCGTTTCATGGGCTATCTCATCGCCGGACTGAAAAACTGGGAGCAGGGCGGGCTGGATCAGGCCGTCCCTTTTTTCCGCAGGATCGCTTCCGAGCCTTCTCTCGGTGGCGACGCGGTACTCGATCTCTATCAGGTAGCGGCGAGGGCTTATCTCAAGGATTACGATGAGCTCTCTTCCGCGGGTTTTGGAAAGGATCCCGCGACGCCGGATGCCTGCCAAGTTGCCATTGAAAACCTCAACGAGACACTCAGCCTGCTACAGACGAAAGGCCGGGCCCGGTTCAACGTCCGCGCCAGACAGCTGGATCTCGCCAAGCTAGAAAGAACCCTCCGCAACCCGTCCCCGCCCGAGGAGGGCGGCATTGATGTCATGGATGAGATCGGCTCGCTGGCCGCAGGCTATGCCTTCCAGGATATGGTGGATCTGATCTCAAATCTCCAGGGAGACCCACAGCGCGGAAAGCGGAACTCCTTGCTGCTGATGGCCCAATCCGCCCTTGTTTTCATGGCGGACATGGAAAAGGCGCTCCAAGGCAAGCCGGTTTCCCTACCCCTCAAGCTCAACGACGGCACTGCCATCACCTCCCTGGTGATCCCGGATGGGAAAAAGCTGACAGCGAAGCTGGCCAACGGTGAGATCCGCGAAATCCCATGGGAGGATTTCCCCCCAGACCAGCTCCTCGCGCTGCAGGCCGAGCTCGCAAAAAGAGCCTCAGGGGATGAAGAGGCCCTGCGCAACCAGGCTTCCGCCGTCGCATTCGACTGGCTTGCCGGGAATAGGAAAAGAGCTGTGCAGAGCGCCGAACTCCTTTCCCGCAAAAACGAGAAATTCGGCGAGATATGGAAAGCGATATCGCCCGGATTGCCGGACTAG
- a CDS encoding POT family MFS transporter yields MGYRTKPEETAGMPKGIPHIIGNEAAERFSFYGMKAILAVFLTQYLYLMDGSPGKPMDEARSAELVHLFGGAFYLTPFIGALLADVFFGKYRVIIWLSLIYCAGHAALALMGNFGQSEKWMFAGLVLIALGAGGIKPCVSAHVGDQFGSRNHHLLPRIFNWFYFSINLGAFASMLLTPWLLEWYGPHWAFGVPGVLMAIATLVFWMGRKRFAHVPAGGTGFLKEVFSREGLFAILKLTPVYLFVAVFWALFDQTGSTWIFQSQDMDRNFLGINWLPSQIQSLNSVFVLTFIPIFSYFIYPWVEKFWPLSSLRKIGIGLLLMTAAFVLVSIIQVRIDAGERPNISWQIAAFALLTAAEIMVSIVALEFAYTQSPKTMKSFIMCFYLAAVAVGNFLVAGVNHYIRIPSAAEEQLAEAIAQLPADWQDSPRTVVLPGYDKSDPGSPFIRRIGKDAGIPLEVPGQQSLNRAAETIISAASRNAETFPDKETGAKILADSKDHWGRPLRYLILNSTAARIWSAGPDGKWNTKWDIGIIISKSQPEPERKPSWMDSIRPDETWLSVRKKELGISSGDDSGAGDTFTKTTFSGGQVRLQGASYFWFFSALMGATALLFIPFAIIYRPKSYLQDE; encoded by the coding sequence ATGGGATACCGCACCAAACCGGAGGAAACTGCTGGCATGCCCAAGGGCATCCCCCACATCATCGGCAACGAGGCCGCCGAGCGCTTCTCGTTCTACGGGATGAAGGCGATCCTTGCCGTCTTCCTCACCCAATACCTCTATCTGATGGATGGCTCCCCGGGGAAGCCGATGGATGAGGCGCGCTCCGCCGAGCTTGTCCACCTCTTCGGCGGCGCGTTCTACCTCACCCCTTTCATCGGCGCCCTGCTGGCCGATGTTTTCTTCGGGAAATACCGCGTGATCATCTGGCTCTCCCTGATCTATTGCGCGGGCCACGCGGCGCTCGCGCTGATGGGGAATTTCGGCCAGTCCGAGAAATGGATGTTCGCCGGGCTGGTTCTCATCGCCCTCGGTGCGGGCGGCATCAAGCCCTGCGTCTCCGCCCATGTCGGCGACCAGTTCGGCTCCCGAAACCACCACCTCCTGCCGCGCATTTTCAACTGGTTCTACTTCTCCATCAACCTCGGTGCCTTCGCCTCCATGCTGCTCACCCCATGGCTCCTGGAATGGTATGGCCCCCACTGGGCCTTCGGTGTGCCCGGGGTGCTCATGGCCATCGCCACCCTCGTTTTCTGGATGGGCAGGAAACGCTTCGCGCACGTGCCGGCGGGTGGCACCGGGTTCCTGAAAGAGGTTTTCAGCAGGGAAGGCCTTTTCGCAATCCTCAAGCTCACCCCCGTCTATCTTTTCGTCGCCGTTTTCTGGGCGCTCTTCGACCAGACCGGCTCGACATGGATCTTCCAGTCCCAGGACATGGACCGGAATTTCCTCGGCATCAACTGGCTGCCCTCCCAGATCCAGTCGCTCAACTCCGTCTTCGTCCTCACCTTCATCCCCATCTTCTCCTACTTCATCTATCCTTGGGTTGAAAAATTCTGGCCGCTCAGCTCCCTGCGTAAAATCGGCATAGGCCTCCTGCTGATGACCGCCGCCTTCGTCCTCGTCAGCATCATCCAGGTGCGCATCGATGCCGGGGAAAGGCCGAACATCTCATGGCAGATCGCCGCCTTCGCCCTGCTTACGGCCGCGGAGATCATGGTCTCCATCGTTGCCTTGGAATTCGCCTACACCCAGTCGCCAAAGACCATGAAATCCTTCATCATGTGCTTCTACCTCGCCGCCGTCGCGGTCGGGAATTTCCTCGTCGCCGGAGTGAACCACTACATCCGCATCCCCAGCGCCGCCGAGGAACAGCTCGCCGAGGCCATCGCCCAGCTGCCAGCCGATTGGCAGGACAGCCCCCGCACCGTTGTCCTGCCCGGATACGACAAATCCGACCCTGGCAGCCCCTTCATCCGACGCATCGGCAAGGATGCGGGCATCCCCCTCGAAGTCCCCGGCCAGCAGTCCCTCAACCGCGCCGCCGAGACCATCATCTCAGCCGCATCACGCAATGCCGAGACCTTTCCCGATAAGGAAACAGGAGCCAAGATCCTCGCGGATTCCAAGGATCACTGGGGGCGCCCGCTGCGCTACCTCATCCTCAACTCCACCGCTGCCCGCATATGGAGCGCCGGTCCCGATGGGAAATGGAACACCAAATGGGACATCGGAATCATCATTTCGAAATCGCAGCCCGAACCCGAAAGGAAACCCTCATGGATGGACTCGATCCGTCCGGACGAGACTTGGCTTTCGGTCAGGAAAAAGGAATTGGGCATCAGCTCCGGCGATGATAGCGGGGCAGGGGATACCTTCACGAAGACCACCTTCTCCGGCGGCCAGGTGCGTCTCCAGGGCGCATCCTACTTCTGGTTCTTCAGCGCTCTCATGGGTGCCACCGCCCTGCTCTTCATTCCCTTCGCCATCATCTACCGCCCGAAAAGTTACCTCCAGGACGAGTGA
- the ruvA gene encoding Holliday junction branch migration protein RuvA, giving the protein MIARLRGKIIEAYPNRLVVDCHGVGYEAVIPISTYDKLHPTEGAAVDLRTHLHIRENAHTLYGFATEEERDVFLLLIDRVSGIGPAIAIAILSGMPVAMFKSAVVAGDVALLSKSKGVGKKTAERIILELKDKVGVTDTWQDAASGQVSTEAADAELALIALGYKQVEARKAVRAILDKDPASTAEALIRGALRSLQG; this is encoded by the coding sequence GTGATCGCAAGACTCCGAGGGAAAATCATCGAGGCCTACCCGAACCGGCTGGTCGTTGACTGCCACGGGGTCGGGTACGAGGCGGTCATCCCCATCTCCACCTACGACAAGCTGCATCCAACGGAAGGAGCCGCCGTGGATCTCCGCACCCACCTGCACATCCGGGAAAACGCCCACACGCTCTACGGCTTCGCCACCGAGGAGGAGCGCGATGTTTTCCTGCTTCTCATCGACCGCGTCTCCGGGATCGGCCCGGCCATCGCCATCGCCATCCTCAGCGGGATGCCCGTGGCGATGTTCAAGTCCGCCGTCGTGGCCGGCGATGTGGCGCTGCTTTCCAAATCCAAGGGGGTCGGGAAAAAGACCGCCGAGCGCATCATCCTGGAGCTGAAGGACAAGGTCGGCGTCACCGACACCTGGCAGGACGCCGCCTCCGGCCAGGTTTCCACCGAAGCCGCCGATGCCGAGCTGGCCCTCATCGCCCTCGGCTACAAGCAGGTCGAAGCACGCAAGGCCGTCCGCGCCATCCTCGACAAAGACCCCGCCTCCACCGCCGAAGCCCTCATCCGCGGCGCGCTCCGCAGCCTGCAAGGCTAG
- a CDS encoding four helix bundle protein, whose product MSDIDTFEDLDVWKRGCQLAVDIHVALAESKDFALRGQMERCSLSIPSNIAEGSERDNTKEFINFLRYSKGSCGELRTQLYVAEKVRARLGAPPMEGSRTMIQETHELSRMIKGLINALKRRLDP is encoded by the coding sequence ATGAGTGATATTGACACCTTTGAAGACCTCGACGTTTGGAAACGTGGTTGTCAGCTAGCAGTGGATATCCACGTCGCCTTGGCCGAGTCCAAGGACTTCGCGCTTCGCGGACAGATGGAACGATGCTCGCTCTCCATCCCGTCAAACATCGCCGAAGGATCGGAGCGCGATAACACCAAGGAGTTCATCAATTTCCTCCGCTACAGCAAAGGCTCCTGCGGCGAACTCCGCACCCAGCTCTACGTCGCCGAAAAAGTCCGAGCCCGCCTAGGCGCCCCGCCAATGGAAGGATCCCGCACAATGATCCAAGAAACCCACGAACTCTCCCGCATGATCAAAGGCCTAATCAACGCCCTAAAACGCCGCCTCGATCCATAA